The following are encoded in a window of Chitinophagaceae bacterium genomic DNA:
- a CDS encoding family 20 glycosylhydrolase, with protein sequence MKKIIFLFLGLPFSGIAQQPINIIPQPVSIQQQLGIFILTGNTTIQYNPQQKDLKKVVDFFNLQIRKIAGFVLSVNISRPTTIQLTIEKLATIGDEGYRMEITSKGVTIKANTTAGIIYGIQSLLQTLPPIRTNAKLEIPCMNITDYPRFKYRGMHLDVSRHFFGPELIKEYIDLIASYKMNVFHWHLVDDQGWRIEIKKYPDLTATGAWRVDQTDKNWGSRPQAKPDEKPTYGGYYTQEQIKEIITYAAQRNVAIIPEIELPGHVASAIASYPHLSCTQQSQLPLTGGNYTGMSSNYCAGNDSVFHFLENVLTEVIDLFPSQYIHIGGDEVDKTPWKKCNRCQARIKKEGLKNEEELQSYFIKRIEIFVNSKHRKIIGWDEILEGGLAPTATVMSWRGEAGGIEAAKMKHDVIMTPGKPVYFDHYQAGPEGEPIAIGGMNTLKNVYDYEPVPKELDTEEAKYVLGAQANVWTEFITTAEHVEYMILPRMPALAEVVWSSKENRNWNSFNKRLLNHLRAYGQKGLHYCPGNFTISIRPAAQNGKLFVALSSEIMNSEIVYSTDGTEPTLNINKYTAPFEINSSVLLKASTVLNGRIMGVQAARQSFAMHKGIGKNVTYINPVSRSYMADGPNSLTDGVRGTNAIGKFWHGFSGKDLLATIDLVEAKTIQSISLGCLQNYNDWIFLPQSVKFETSVNGIDFEEIQIVNNLNSINEKNAQVDFKTSFPAQTARFIRITAKNNFCPPGHNGEGKPGWIFADEIIVE encoded by the coding sequence ATGAAAAAAATCATTTTTCTTTTTTTGGGCCTTCCCTTTTCAGGTATTGCACAACAACCTATAAATATTATTCCGCAGCCGGTATCCATACAGCAACAACTCGGAATTTTTATTTTAACCGGTAATACTACCATTCAGTACAACCCACAGCAAAAGGATTTAAAAAAAGTAGTAGATTTTTTTAATCTGCAAATAAGAAAAATTGCAGGTTTTGTTTTGTCTGTCAACATATCCCGGCCCACAACAATTCAGTTGACTATAGAAAAGCTGGCAACGATTGGGGATGAAGGTTACAGGATGGAGATCACTTCAAAAGGTGTTACCATTAAAGCCAATACCACAGCAGGTATTATTTATGGCATACAATCTTTATTACAAACATTGCCCCCCATACGTACCAACGCAAAACTTGAAATACCCTGCATGAATATTACCGATTATCCCAGGTTTAAATACCGGGGCATGCACCTTGATGTAAGCCGGCATTTCTTCGGGCCAGAGTTGATAAAAGAATATATTGATTTAATTGCATCGTACAAGATGAATGTATTTCACTGGCACCTGGTGGATGACCAGGGATGGCGGATTGAAATTAAGAAATATCCAGATCTTACTGCAACAGGTGCATGGCGGGTCGACCAAACCGATAAGAATTGGGGCAGCCGACCGCAGGCAAAACCGGATGAGAAGCCAACCTATGGCGGCTATTACACGCAGGAGCAAATCAAAGAAATTATTACTTATGCTGCGCAACGAAACGTAGCCATCATTCCCGAAATAGAATTGCCGGGGCATGTGGCCAGCGCCATTGCATCGTATCCGCATTTGAGCTGCACACAGCAATCGCAGCTACCTTTAACAGGAGGCAATTATACAGGCATGTCATCCAACTATTGTGCAGGCAATGATTCGGTGTTTCATTTTTTAGAAAATGTATTAACTGAGGTTATTGATTTGTTTCCATCGCAATACATTCACATCGGTGGCGATGAAGTGGATAAAACTCCCTGGAAAAAATGTAACAGGTGCCAGGCTAGAATAAAAAAAGAAGGGTTGAAAAATGAAGAGGAATTGCAGAGCTATTTTATCAAACGCATAGAAATATTTGTAAACAGTAAGCATAGAAAAATAATTGGCTGGGATGAAATTCTGGAAGGAGGTTTAGCGCCAACTGCAACAGTTATGAGCTGGCGTGGCGAAGCCGGTGGTATTGAAGCAGCTAAAATGAAACATGATGTGATTATGACACCCGGCAAGCCGGTCTACTTTGACCATTACCAGGCTGGGCCGGAAGGCGAACCGATAGCCATTGGTGGAATGAACACATTGAAAAATGTGTATGATTACGAACCAGTGCCCAAAGAATTGGATACAGAAGAAGCAAAATATGTTTTAGGGGCACAGGCAAATGTATGGACCGAATTTATAACTACTGCAGAACATGTAGAATACATGATATTGCCCCGTATGCCCGCCCTTGCGGAAGTGGTTTGGTCATCAAAGGAAAACCGAAACTGGAACAGCTTTAATAAGCGACTGCTAAACCATCTTAGGGCTTATGGACAAAAAGGCTTGCATTATTGCCCCGGAAATTTTACCATAAGCATCAGGCCAGCTGCACAAAACGGTAAACTCTTTGTGGCGCTTTCATCCGAAATCATGAACAGTGAGATTGTTTACAGTACTGATGGAACAGAACCCACATTAAACATTAATAAATATACTGCTCCCTTCGAAATCAATTCATCTGTCTTGCTAAAAGCATCAACAGTACTGAATGGCCGCATCATGGGTGTGCAGGCGGCCCGGCAAAGTTTTGCGATGCATAAGGGCATTGGTAAAAATGTAACCTACATTAACCCCGTAAGCCGTAGCTACATGGCTGATGGACCCAATTCCCTCACTGATGGAGTAAGAGGAACAAATGCAATTGGCAAATTCTGGCACGGCTTCAGCGGGAAAGATTTACTTGCAACAATTGATTTAGTAGAAGCGAAAACCATTCAAAGTATTTCACTCGGTTGTTTGCAAAATTATAACGACTGGATATTTCTGCCGCAATCAGTAAAGTTTGAAACATCGGTTAACGGAATTGATTTTGAAGAAATACAAATTGTGAACAACCTAAACAGCATCAATGAAAAAAATGCACAGGTTGATTTTAAAACATCATTTCCGGCACAAACTGCAAGATTTATACGGATTACTGCAAAGAACAACTTTTGCCCGCCCGGCCACAATGGTGAAGGAAAGCCGGGTTGGATTTTCGCTGATGAAATAATTGTTGAATAA